One genomic window of Ziziphus jujuba cultivar Dongzao chromosome 4, ASM3175591v1 includes the following:
- the LOC107416866 gene encoding cytochrome P450 97B2, chloroplastic isoform X2 has product MAAPCFLQLSSSTVVNVSFQRSDFGCFRSLPANSLFNSKSKSSSIRCQSTSTEEPKTRRNLLDNASNLLTNLLSGGSLGTMPNAEGAVSDLFGRPLFFSLYDWFLEGVLADILEPIMGKGLIPADLDTWKQRRRVIAPGFHALYLEAMVKIFTSCSERSTMKFEKLLERENSLGGKTIELDLEAEFSSLALDIIGLGVFNYDFGSVTKESPVIKAVYGTLFEAEHRSTFYFPYWKIPLMKWIVPRQRKFQYDLKVINDCLDGLIRNAKETRQETDVEKLQERDYLNLKDASLLRFLVDMRGADVDDRQLRDDLITMLIAGHETTAAVLTWAVFLLAQNPSKMKKAQTEIDSVLGEGSPTYESLKKLEYIRLIVVEALRLYPQPPLLVRRSIKPDILPGGYNGDKDGYTIPVGTDIFISVYNLHRSPYFWDRPNEFEPERFLVQKTGDGIEGWAGFDPSRSPGALYPNEIISDFSFLPFGGGPRKCVGDQFALMESTVALAMLLQKFDIELRGPPESVGIVTGATIHTKNGMWCKLKKRSNVH; this is encoded by the exons AGAACCTAAAACAAGAAGAAATTTACTGGATAATGCAAGTAACCTCCTCACGAACTTGCTAAGTGGGGGAAGCCTTGGGACCATGCCTAATGCCGAAGGTGCTGTCTCCGATTTGTTTGGTCGGCCCCTCTTCTTTTCGCTGTATGATTGGTTCTTAGAG GGAGTCCTTGCTGATATCCTAGAACCAATAATGGGCAAAGGACTTATACCTGCTGACCTTGACACATGGAAACAAAGGAGAAGAG TTATTGCTCCTGGGTTCCATGCCTTGTACTTGGAAGCTATGGTTAAGATATTTACCAGTTGTTCAGAAAgatcaacaatgaaatttgagaAACTTCTAGAAAGAGAGAACTCACTTGGTGGAAAGACAATTGAGTTGGATCTTGAAGCAGAGTTTTCAAGTTTGGCTCTTGATATAATTGGCCTTGGTGTCTTCAACTATGACTTTGGATCTGTTACAAAAGAATCTCCTGTAATTAAG GCAGTATATGGAACACTTTTTGAAGCAGAACATAGGTCAACCTTTTATTTCCCATATTGGAAAATTCCGTTAATGAAGTGGATAGTCCCCAGGCAACGGAAGTTCCAGTATGACCTGAAGGTTATCAACGACTGCCTTGATGGACTCATCAGAAATGCAAAAGAGACCAGACAG GAAACAGATGTTGAGAAATTGCAAGAAAGGGACTACTTAAATTTAAAG GATGCAAGTCTTTTGCGTTTCTTAGTTGATATGCGTGGAGCAGATGTTGATGACCGTCAG TTGAGGGATGACCTGATCACAATGCTTATTGCTGGCCATGAAACAACAGCTGCTGTTCTTACTTGGGCTGTCTTCCTGCTTGCTCAA AATCcttccaaaatgaaaaaagCACAAACAGAGATTGATTCGGTGCTTGGAGAGGGTTCACCAACTTACGAGTCACTTAAAAAACTGGA GTACATAAGACTTATTGTTGTGGAGGCTCTTCGATTGTATCCTCAGCCCCCTTTGCTTGTTAGACGTTCTATCAAACCAGATATATTACCAG GGGGCTACAATGGTGATAAAGATGGTTATACAATTCCTGTTGGGACTGATATTTTCATTTCT GTATATAACCTCCATAGATCTCCATATTTTTGGGACCGTCCTAATGAATTTGAACCAGAAAGGTTTCTGGTGCAAAAGACAGGTGACGGCATTGAAGGGTGGGCAGGTTTTGACCCATCTCGGAGCCCAGGAGCATTATATCCAAATgag ATTATAtcagatttttctttcttaccTTTTGGTGGAGGACCACGCAAATGTGTTGGAGATCAATTTGCGCTCATGGAGTCAACTGTGGCATTGGCTATGTTGTTACAGAAATTCGACATAGAATTGAGGGGACCTCCAGAATCTGTGGGAATAGTTACAGGGGCAACAATTCATACAAAGAATGGAATGTGGTGCAAATTGAAGAAGAGATCTAATGTACACTGA
- the LOC107416866 gene encoding cytochrome P450 97B2, chloroplastic isoform X1 encodes MAAPCFLQLSSSTVVNVSFQRSDFGCFRSLPANSLFNSKSKSSSIRCQSTSTEEPKTRRNLLDNASNLLTNLLSGGSLGTMPNAEGAVSDLFGRPLFFSLYDWFLEHGSVYKLAFGPKAFVVVSDPIVARHVLRENAFSYDKGVLADILEPIMGKGLIPADLDTWKQRRRVIAPGFHALYLEAMVKIFTSCSERSTMKFEKLLERENSLGGKTIELDLEAEFSSLALDIIGLGVFNYDFGSVTKESPVIKAVYGTLFEAEHRSTFYFPYWKIPLMKWIVPRQRKFQYDLKVINDCLDGLIRNAKETRQETDVEKLQERDYLNLKDASLLRFLVDMRGADVDDRQLRDDLITMLIAGHETTAAVLTWAVFLLAQNPSKMKKAQTEIDSVLGEGSPTYESLKKLEYIRLIVVEALRLYPQPPLLVRRSIKPDILPGGYNGDKDGYTIPVGTDIFISVYNLHRSPYFWDRPNEFEPERFLVQKTGDGIEGWAGFDPSRSPGALYPNEIISDFSFLPFGGGPRKCVGDQFALMESTVALAMLLQKFDIELRGPPESVGIVTGATIHTKNGMWCKLKKRSNVH; translated from the exons AGAACCTAAAACAAGAAGAAATTTACTGGATAATGCAAGTAACCTCCTCACGAACTTGCTAAGTGGGGGAAGCCTTGGGACCATGCCTAATGCCGAAGGTGCTGTCTCCGATTTGTTTGGTCGGCCCCTCTTCTTTTCGCTGTATGATTGGTTCTTAGAG CATGGTTCTGTTTATAAGCTTGCTTTTGGACCGAAAGCCTTTGTCGTTGTATCAGATCCTATTGTTGCCAGGCATGTTCTTAGAGAAAATGCATTTTCTTATGATAAG GGAGTCCTTGCTGATATCCTAGAACCAATAATGGGCAAAGGACTTATACCTGCTGACCTTGACACATGGAAACAAAGGAGAAGAG TTATTGCTCCTGGGTTCCATGCCTTGTACTTGGAAGCTATGGTTAAGATATTTACCAGTTGTTCAGAAAgatcaacaatgaaatttgagaAACTTCTAGAAAGAGAGAACTCACTTGGTGGAAAGACAATTGAGTTGGATCTTGAAGCAGAGTTTTCAAGTTTGGCTCTTGATATAATTGGCCTTGGTGTCTTCAACTATGACTTTGGATCTGTTACAAAAGAATCTCCTGTAATTAAG GCAGTATATGGAACACTTTTTGAAGCAGAACATAGGTCAACCTTTTATTTCCCATATTGGAAAATTCCGTTAATGAAGTGGATAGTCCCCAGGCAACGGAAGTTCCAGTATGACCTGAAGGTTATCAACGACTGCCTTGATGGACTCATCAGAAATGCAAAAGAGACCAGACAG GAAACAGATGTTGAGAAATTGCAAGAAAGGGACTACTTAAATTTAAAG GATGCAAGTCTTTTGCGTTTCTTAGTTGATATGCGTGGAGCAGATGTTGATGACCGTCAG TTGAGGGATGACCTGATCACAATGCTTATTGCTGGCCATGAAACAACAGCTGCTGTTCTTACTTGGGCTGTCTTCCTGCTTGCTCAA AATCcttccaaaatgaaaaaagCACAAACAGAGATTGATTCGGTGCTTGGAGAGGGTTCACCAACTTACGAGTCACTTAAAAAACTGGA GTACATAAGACTTATTGTTGTGGAGGCTCTTCGATTGTATCCTCAGCCCCCTTTGCTTGTTAGACGTTCTATCAAACCAGATATATTACCAG GGGGCTACAATGGTGATAAAGATGGTTATACAATTCCTGTTGGGACTGATATTTTCATTTCT GTATATAACCTCCATAGATCTCCATATTTTTGGGACCGTCCTAATGAATTTGAACCAGAAAGGTTTCTGGTGCAAAAGACAGGTGACGGCATTGAAGGGTGGGCAGGTTTTGACCCATCTCGGAGCCCAGGAGCATTATATCCAAATgag ATTATAtcagatttttctttcttaccTTTTGGTGGAGGACCACGCAAATGTGTTGGAGATCAATTTGCGCTCATGGAGTCAACTGTGGCATTGGCTATGTTGTTACAGAAATTCGACATAGAATTGAGGGGACCTCCAGAATCTGTGGGAATAGTTACAGGGGCAACAATTCATACAAAGAATGGAATGTGGTGCAAATTGAAGAAGAGATCTAATGTACACTGA